GATTCCTGCTGATGGCGGGCATCCTCCTGGTCGACAAGCCCACCGGCATCACCAGCCACGACGTCGTCGCCCGTGCTCGACGCGCGCGGGGGACGCGGAAGGTCGGCCATGCCGGGACGCTCGATCCCCTGGCGACGGGATTGCTCGTGCTGGGCGTCGACGCCGCCACGCGGCTGCTCACCTTCGTCGTCGGGCTCGACAAGACATACGAAGCGACGATCCGGCTCGGCGAGACGACCACGACCGATGACGCCGACGGCGAGACCACGCAGATGGCGGATGCCTCAGGGGTGACCGCCGACGCGATCGAGACGCACCTCGCGGCGCTTCGAGGCACGATCTCCCAGATTCCGAGCACCTACTCCGCCATCAAGGTCGACGGACGGCGGGCGTACGACCTCGCCCGAGCCGGGCAGGAGGTTCAGCTGGCGGCGCGGACGGTGACGGTGAGCCGTCTCGAGGTCACCGACGAGCGCCGCACGGGCTCCGTGATCGATCTCGATGTGACGGTGGACTGCTCCAGCGGCACCTACATCCGCTCCCTCGCCCGCGACCTCGGAGCGGCCCTGGGTGTCGGTGGGCACCTCACAGCACTGCGCCGCACACGCATCGGTCCCTTCCACATCGCCGACGCCGTCGGCATCGATGACCTGGTGGAGGCCTCACCGTGGCCTCCGGCTGAGGCCGCTGCCGCCGTGCTC
The Microbacterium sp. SLBN-154 DNA segment above includes these coding regions:
- the truB gene encoding tRNA pseudouridine(55) synthase TruB yields the protein MAGILLVDKPTGITSHDVVARARRARGTRKVGHAGTLDPLATGLLVLGVDAATRLLTFVVGLDKTYEATIRLGETTTTDDADGETTQMADASGVTADAIETHLAALRGTISQIPSTYSAIKVDGRRAYDLARAGQEVQLAARTVTVSRLEVTDERRTGSVIDLDVTVDCSSGTYIRSLARDLGAALGVGGHLTALRRTRIGPFHIADAVGIDDLVEASPWPPAEAAAAVLGALGVTAAQARDLRHGKRLTGIASALPGPRAAAIDPDGALVGIVERRGDDIKSVVNMPEEVAG